Proteins from a single region of Acinonyx jubatus isolate Ajub_Pintada_27869175 chromosome D3, VMU_Ajub_asm_v1.0, whole genome shotgun sequence:
- the TSSK1B gene encoding testis-specific serine/threonine-protein kinase 1 yields the protein MDDAAILKRRGYILGINLGEGSYAKVKSAYSERLKFNVAVKIIDRKKVPTDFLEKFLPREIEIQATLNHRSIIRTYEIFETSDGRIYIVMELGVQGDLLGFIRTRGALHEDDARKKFHQLSSAIKYCHDLDIVHRDLKCENILLDKDFNIKLSDFGFSKRCPRDDSGRLMLSKTFCGSAAYAAPEVLQGIPYQPKVCDIWSLGVILYIMVCGSMPYDDSNIKKMLRIQKEHRINFPRSKNLTGECKDLIYHLLQPDINRRLHIEEILSHCWVQPKAQGLSSGVINEEGESSRGAEPSWTPDTPDTPATKLELQEEARSETRPEIQSESKPDETMQMRVSRQSDPTGLNGELQSRETEEGVPSRPPETHT from the coding sequence ATGGATGACGCTGCCATCCTCAAGCGACGAGGCTACATCCTGGGGATAAATTTGGGAGAGGGCTCGTACGCAAAAGTCAAGTCTGCTTACTCTGAGCGCCTGAAGTTCAACGTGGCGGTCAAGATCATCGACCGCAAGAAAGTCCCCACGGACTTCTTGGAAAAATTCCTTCCCCGGGAAATTGAGATTCAGGCCACGCTAAACCACCGCTCCATTATCAGGACCTACGAGATCTTTGAGACCTCTGATGGCCGCATCTACATCGTCATGGAGCTCGGGGTCCAGGGCGACCTCCTCGGGTTCATCAGAACCCGGGGAGCCCTGCACGAGGATGATGCTCGCAAGAAGTTCCACCAGCTCTCCTCAGCCATCAAGTACTGCCATGACTTGGACATTGTCCACCGAGATCTCAAGTGTGAGAACATCCTCCTCGACAAGGACTTCAACATCAAGCTCTCTGACTTTGGCTTCTCCAAGCGCTGCCCGAGGGATGACAGTGGCCGACTGATGCTAAGCAAGACTTTCTGCGGGTCAGCAGCTTATGCAGCACCCGAGGTGCTGCAGGGCATCCCCTACCAGCCTAAGGTGTGTGACATCTGGAGTCTGGGTGTGATCCTCTACATCATGGTCTGTGGCTCCATGCCCTACGATGACTCCAACATCAAGAAGATGCTGCGCATCCAGAAGGAGCACCGCATCAACTTCCCCCGCTCCAAGAACCTGACGGGCGAGTGCAAAGACCTCATCTACCACCTGCTACAGCCGGACATCAACCGGCGGCTGCACATCGAGGAGATCCTCAGCCACTGCTGGGTGCAGCCCAAGGCACAGGGCCTGTCCTCTGGAGTCATCAACGAGGAGGGGGAGAGCTCCCGGGGTGCTGAGCCCTCGTGGACCCCTGATACTCCTGATACCCCAGCCACCAAGCTGGAGCTCCAGGAGGAAGCACGGTCCGAGACACGGCCTGAGATACAGTCCGAGTCAAAACCTGATGAGACGATGCAAATGCGGGTGTCAAGGCAGTCAGATCCCACAGGCCTTAATGGCGAGCTGCAAAGCAGGGAAACAGAGGAGGGGGTTCCCTCACGGCCTCCAGAGACACACACCTAG
- the TSSK2 gene encoding testis-specific serine/threonine-protein kinase 2 produces MDDAAVLRKKGYIVGINLGKGSYAKVKSAYSERLKFNVAVKIIDRKKTPTDFVERFLPREMDILATVNHRSIIKTYEIFETSDGRIYIVMELGVQGDLLEFIKCRGALHEDVARKMFRQLSSAVKYCHDLDVVHRDLKCENLLLDKDFNIKLSDFGFSKRCPRDGSGRIILSKTFCGSTAYAAPEVLQGIPYQPKVYDIWSLGVILYIMVCGSMPYNDSDIKKMLRIQKEHRVDFPRSKNLTGECKDLIYRILQPDVNRRLHIDEILSHSWLQPPKPKAMSSASFKREGEGKYQTQCKLDTQPASRPEHQPEHLPDHKLGAKTQHGLLVVPENEDRVEDGLAETSKAKDHHVTGAEVGKAST; encoded by the coding sequence ATGGACGATGCCGCGGTCCTAAGGAAGAAAGGTTACATCGTGGGCATCAATCTTGGTAAGGGCTCATATGCAAAAGTCAAATCTGCCTACTCTGAGCGCCTCAAGTTCAACGTGGCGGTCAAGATCATCGACCGCAAGAAGACACCCACCGACTTTGTGGAGAGATTCCTTCCTCGGGAGATGGACATCCTGGCAACCGTCAACCACCGCTCCATCATCAAGACGTACGAGATCTTTGAGACCTCTGATGGCCGCATCTACATCGTCATGGAGCTCGGGGTCCAGGGCGACCTCCTTGAGTTCATCAAGTGTCGGGGAGCACTGCACGAGGACGTGGCTCGTAAGATGTTCCGCCAGCTCTCCTCGGCTGTCAAGTACTGCCACGATCTGGACGTTGTCCACAGAGATCTCAAGTGCGAGAACCTCCTCCTCGACAAGGACTTCAACATCAAGCTCTCTGACTTTGGCTTCTCCAAGCGCTGCCCGCGGGACGGCAGTGGCCGCATCATCCTCAGCAAGACCTTCTGTGGGTCGACGGCTTATGCAGCGCCTGAGGTGCTGCAGGGCATCCCCTACCAGCCCAAGGTGTATGACATCTGGAGCCTGGGCGTGATCCTCTACATCATGGTCTGTGGCTCCATGCCCTACAATGACTCTGACATCAAGAAGATGCTGCGCATCCAGAAGGAGCACCGCGTGGACTTCCCCCGCTCCAAGAACCTGACGGGTGAGTGCAAGGACCTCATCTACCGAATCCTGCAGCCGGACGTCAACCGGCGACTGCACATTGACGAGATTCTCAGCCACTCATGGCTGCAGCCCCCCAAGCCCAAAGCCATGTCTTCTGCCTCTTTCAAGAGGGAGGGTGAGGGCAAGTACCAGACCCAGTGCAAACTGGACACCCAGCCAGCCTCTCGCCCCGAGCACCAGCCCGAACACCTGCCTGACCACAAGCTGGGGGCCAAAACCCAGCACGGGCTGCTGGTGGTGCCTGAGAATGAGGACAGGGTGGAGGACGGGCTGGCTGAGACCTCCAAGGCAAAAGATCATCATGTCACCGGAGCCGAGGTGGGGAAAGCAAGCACCTAG